A window of Zingiber officinale cultivar Zhangliang chromosome 5A, Zo_v1.1, whole genome shotgun sequence contains these coding sequences:
- the LOC121982467 gene encoding cryptochrome DASH, chloroplastic/mitochondrial-like: MSSTATPSPPRAAAVPGLAADDVAAAAEAAFARHSSSGLKRSGRGVAVMWFRNDLRLLDNEALVRAWAASECLLPVYCLDPRHFGTTHYFGFPKTGAIRAQFLIECLEDLKKNMMKRGLNLLVQYGKPESILPQIVKTLSAHSVYAQKETCSEELLVERLVRKGLQEVVLPQGGSSNQRGAINPKLVLVWGSTMYHIDDLPFTANNLPDVYTQFRKAVESKSTLRNCFKLPPSLGPLPEDGLLDGLGGWGTIPILEQLGLKEIKCEQGMCFHGGENAALGRIFEYFWKKDQLKDYKETRNGMLGPDYSTKFSPWLASGSISPRYIHEEVRRYEKQRLANESTYWVLFELIWRDYFRFLSIKYGNSIFHLGGPRNVVSNWSKDKLMFESWRDGYTGYPLIDANMKELFTTGFMSNRGRQIVCSFLVRDMGIDWRMGAEWFESCLLDYDPASNYGNWTYGAGVGNDPREDRYFSIPKQAKTYDPEGEYVAYWLPELQKLPKERRNFPGQSYIKQIVPLKFDNTAWGNTNVRRGRR, from the exons ATGAGCTCCACCGCGACCCCTTCTCCTCCCCGAGCCGCGGCGGTCCCCGGACTGGCTGCCGACGACGTCGCCGCGGCCGCCGAGGCGGCCTTCGCGCGGCACTCCTCCTCTGGTCTGAAACGCAGCGGCCGCGGCGTCGCAGTAATGTGGTTCAGGAACGACCTCCGGTTGCTGGATAATGAAGCCCTAGTGCGGGCGTGGGCGGCGTCGGAGTGCCTCCTTCCTGTTTACTGTCTGGATCCTCGCCACTTTGGAACCACCCATTACTTCGGTTTCCCTAAGACTGGAG CAATCAGAGCACAGTTCCTGATCGAATGCTTGGAGGATCTGAAGAAGAATATGATGAAGCGAGGGCTAAATCTTCTCGTGCAGTATGGAAAGCCTGAGAGTATACTTCCCCAAATTGTGAAAACTTTAAGCGCCCATTCA GTTTATGCTCAGAAAGAAACATGCAGTGAGGAGCTACTTGTCGAAAGGCTTGTTCGCAAAGGTCTGCAAGAGGTGGTTCTACCTCAAGGTGGATCTTCAAACCAAAGGGGGGCTATCAATCCAAAACTAGTGCTAGTATGGGGATCTACCATGTACCACATTGACGATCTTCCATTCACCGCGAACAACTTGCCAGACGTTTATACACAATTCCGAAAA GCTGTTGAATCAAAGTCTACACTTAGGAATTGTTTCAAGTTGCCACCATCACTTGGGCCACTTCCAGAAGATGGTTTGTTGGATGGATTAGGCGGATGGGGAACTATTCCAATTCTTGAACAACTTGGATTGAAGGAGATAAAG TGTGAACAAGGTATGTGTTTTCATGGAGGTGAAAATGCAGCTCTAGGAAGAATTTTTGAGTACTTCTGGAAAAAG GATCAGTTAAAGGATTACAAAGAAACGAGGAATGGCATGTTGGGGCCAGACTACTCGACAAAGTTCTCACCTTGGCTTGCTTCAGGAAGTATTTCTCCGCGATACATACACGAGGAG GTGAGGAGATACGAGAAGCAGAGACTAGCAAATGAGTCAACATACTG GGTTCTATTTGAATTAATATGGAGGGACTACTTCAGGTTTCTATCCATAAAATATGGAAATTCCATTTTTCATCTCG GGGGTCCAAGAAATGTGGTGTCAAATTGGAGCAAAGACAAATTGATGTTTGAATCATGGCGAGATGGCTACACTGG CTATCCTCTTATTGATGCCAACATGAAAGAGTTATTCACAACTGGTTTCATGTCAAACCGAGGTCGCCAG ATTGTTTGTTCGTTTCTTGTTCGAGATATGGGCATCGATTGGCGCATGGGAGCCGAGTGGTTTGAGTCCTGCTTGCTGGATTATGATCCAGCTTCAAACTATGGTAATTGGACCTATGGAGCCG GTGTTGGTAATGACCCGAGGGAAGATCGGTATTTCAGTATCCCAAAGCAA GCGAAGACTTATGATCCGGAAGGGGAGTATGTTGCTTATTGGTTGCCCGAACTACAAAAACTCCCCAAGGAAAGAAGAAACTTTCCGGGGCAGTCATACATTAAGCAAATTGTACCTCTTAAATTTGACAACACGGCTTGGGGAAATACTAATGTTAGAAGAGGCAGAAGATAG
- the LOC121982465 gene encoding uncharacterized membrane protein At1g16860-like isoform X2: MGSRFPSHQLSNGLYVSGRREQPKEKPSTMSSVAMPYTGGDVKKSGELGKMFDLHTEKLRKSGPLTSASFRGTTPHSGPVMPNASGRTGYSGSLASAIPGSVSSGNRQVSNSGPLKHGDSVKKTSGPQSVVNTMARQNSGPLPPVLPTTGLITSGPINSGPLNSTGATRKVSGPLDSTGSMRLHTKSIARNQAVTNLSQDDDYLFKGSLPKPILWSVVLLFAMGFIAGGFILGAVHNAVLLIVVVVSSGAVAAFFIWNAFYGKRAVIQFIARYPDAELQSAKDGQYVKVTGVVTCGNLPLESSYCKVPRCVYTSTSLYEYRDWDSKAANPKHLRFTWGLRSMERHVVDFYISDFESGLRALVKAGYGAQVTPYVDESVVIDINTKNKDLAPDFLKWLRKRNLSSDDREMRMKLHKRRQHC; this comes from the exons ATGGGCTCAAGATTCCCATCGCATCAGCTCAGCAATGGCTTGTATGTTTCAGGCAGGCGTGAGCAGCCAAAGGAGAAGCCTTCAACAATGAGCTCAGTTGCCATGCCATACACTGGTGGAGATGTAAAGAAATCTGGTGAGCTTGGCAAAATGTTTGATCTTCACACAGAGAAATTGAGAAAATCTGGACCTCTCACCAGTGCTTCATTCAGAGGCACAACTCCTCACTCAGGACCTGTAATGCCTAATGCTTCTGGTCGAACCGGCTATTCGGGTTCTCTCGCTTCCGCAATTCCTGGTTCTGTCTCATCAGGAAACAGACAAGTTTCTAACTCTGGACCTCTTAAACATGGGGATTCAGTTAAAAAGACATCTGGTCCACAATCTGTAGTAAACACAATGGCTCGCCAGAATTCTGGCCCCCTCCCACCAGTGCTACCGACAACGGGTTTGATCACATCTGGGCCAATTAATTCTGGACCACTTAACTCAACTGGTGCTACTCGTAAAGTATCTGGTCCACTTGACTCGACTGGATCAATGAGGCTACATACAAAGAGCATTGCCCGCAATCAGGCTGTCACTAATCTAAGTCAGGATGATGATTATCTATTCAAGGGGAGTTTACCAAAGCCGATTTTGTGGTCTGTTGTTTTGTTGTTTGCAATGGGGTTTATAGCAGGTGGTTTCATTCTCGGTGCTGTTCACAATGCTGTTCTTCTTATCGTAGTTGTGGTTTCCTCTGGAGCAGTCGCTGCATTTTTCATTTGGAATGCGTTCTATGGGAAGAGAGCGGTCATACAATTTATTGCCCGATACCCTGATGCTGAGCTGCAAAGTGCAAAAGATGGGCAATATGTTAAGGTCACTGGG GTTGTAACATGTGGTAATCTTCCCCTCGAATCTTCATACTGTAAAGTTCCTCGATGTGTCTATACATCTACTTCTCTATATGAGTATAGGGATTGGGACTCGAAAGCTGCCAATCCCAAGCATCTACGCTTTACATGGGGACTAAGATCAATGGAG AGGCATGTGGTTGATTTCTACATCTCAGACTTCGAATCAGGCTTACGAGCTTTAGTCAAAGCTGGCTACGGTGCTCAAGTGACGCCGTATGTGGACGAGTCTGTTGTTATCGACATAAACACAAAAAACAAGGATTTGGCTCCTGATTTTCTCAAGTGGTTGCGCAAGAGGAACCTTTCGAGTGATGATCGCGAAATGCGCATGAAG CTACATAAAAGAAGGCAGCACTGTTAG
- the LOC121982466 gene encoding uncharacterized protein LOC121982466, which translates to MAEEGRIAPSDPQLETPTADGFGSMKPQTLDISGLKMPYALVSPGTAPILNPEYNELGAGIYAIQCFPSVSPISGFSPTTLIPMKYNIPTRPSSGGTSSEQAQEVRQQHGPQRPHARRVQFAFQLDLGLIIKLAAMVFLFSQDGSPQKLLLLIFFALFVYLYQTGALTPFMRWLQQAAAPPRPHAPPQQLNVPPIGHDGQHNPQPLGAGENNDTNDLNQDHPLQNQEQVDANQNHQQPEQPRNNFWQVVKEIQMFVIGFLASLLPGYHPNNN; encoded by the exons ATGGCGGAAGAAGGAAGGATCGCTCCCTCCGATCCCCAGCTGGAAACGCCAACCGCAGATGGTTTTGGTTCGATGAAGCCCCAG ACACTAGATATTTCTGGCTTGAAGATGCCATATGCACTCGTATCGCCTGGAACTGCTCCTATATTGAATCCAGAGTACAATGAGCTTGGTGCAGGAATTTATGCGATTCAGTGTTTTCCATCTGTGAGTCCAATCTCTGGATTTTCTCCTACAACTCTAATACCAATGAAGTATAACATACCTAC GAGGCCAAGTTCTGGAGGAACTAGTAGTGAGCAAGCACAGGAAGTGAGGCAGCAACATGGACCTCAAAGACCACATGCCAGAAGAGTTCAATTTGCATTTCAGCTTGACTTGGGTCTAATCATCAAGTTAGCAGCTATGGTTTTTCTTTTTAGTCAAGATGGATCACCGCAGAAGCTTCtgcttcttattttctttgcgTTGTTCGTGTACCT GTATCAAACTGGAGCACTTACACCTTTCATGCGGTGGCTTCAGCAAGCAGCAGCCCCACCTCGGCCGCATGCTCCTCCACAGCAGTTGAATGTTCCTCCTATTGGTCATGATGGCCAGCACAATCCTCAACCACTAG GTGCAGGTGAAAATAATGATACCAACGATCTGAATCAGGACCATCCTCTTCAAAACCAGGAACAAGTTGATGCGAACCAGAACCATCAACAACCCGAACAACCCAGAAACAATTTTTGGCAAGTGGTGAAAGAGATTCAGATGTTTGTCATCGGGTTCTTGGCATCTCTTCTTCCAGGTTACCATCCCAACAACAACTAA
- the LOC121982469 gene encoding V-type proton ATPase catalytic subunit A-like, with protein sequence MAYGDRLTTFEDSEKESEYGYVRKVSGPVVVADGMGGAAMYELVRVGHDNLIGEIIRLEGDSATIQVYEETAGLMVNDPVLRTRKPLSVELGPGILGNIFDGIQRPLKTIAIKSGDVYIPRGVSVPALDKDMLWEFEPGKLGVGDNLTGGDLYATVFENTLMKHHVALPPGSMGKINYIAPAGQYNLNDIVLELEFQGVNKKFTMLQTWPVRTPRPVSAKLAADTPLLTGQRVLDALFPSVLGGTCAIPGAFGCGKTVISQALSKYSNSDTVVYVGCGERGNEMAEVLMDFPQLTMTLPDGREESVMKRTTLVANTSNMPVAAREASIYTGITIAEYFRDMGYNVSMMADSTSRWAEALREISGRLAEMPADSGYPAYLAARLASFYERAGKVKCLGGPDRTGSVTIVGAVSPPGGDFSDPVTSATLGIVQVFWGLDKKLAQRKHFPSVNWLISYSKYSKALESFYEKFDQDFIDIRTKAREVLQREDDLNEIVQLVGKDALAETDKITLETAKLLREDYLAQNAFTPYDKFCPFYKSVWMMRNIIHFNTLANQAVERGAGSDGQKITYTVIKHRLGDLFYRLVSQKFEDPAEGEEALVAKFNKLYDDLSIGFRNLEDEMR encoded by the exons ATGGCTTACGGCGATCGCCTGACCACGTTCGAGGACTCCGAGAAGGAGAGCGAGTATGGATACGTCCGAAAG GTTTCTGGGCCAGTTGTTGTGGCTGATGGCATGGGTGGTGCTGCCATGTATGAACTTGTTCGTGTTGGTCATGATAATCTTATTGGGGAGATTATTCGTTTGGAGGGTGATTCAGCTACTATCCagg TTTATGAAGAAACTGCTGGTTTGATGGTCAATGACCCTGTTTTGCGTACTAGAAAG CCTCTCTCAGTCGAGTTAGGACCTGGAATCTTGGGAAACATTTTTGATGGAATTCAG AGGCCACTAAAGACTATTGCTATAAAATCTGGTGATGTCTATATCCCTCGAGGTGTTTCTGTCCCTGCCTTGGACAAAGATATGTTGTGGGAATTTGAGCCTGGGAAATTAG GTGTTGGAGATAATCTGACTGGAGGAGACTTATATGCA ACTGTCTTTGAGAATACACTAATGAAGCATCATGTTGCTCTTCCTCCTGGTTCGATgggaaaaataaattatattgccCCAGCTGGTCAATACAATCTGAAT GATATAGTTCTGGAGCTGGAGTTTCAGGGAGTTAACAAGAAATTCACTATGCTCCAG ACTTGGCCTGTACGTACTCCAAGGCCAGTTTCAGCAAAGCTTGCCGCCGATACTCCTCTATTAACTGGACAG CGTGTACTAGATGCTCTCTTTCCTTCTGTTCTTGGAGGCACCTGTGCTATACCTGGTGCCTTTGGTTGTGGAAAAACAGTCATCAGCCAGGCACTCTCAAAG TACTCTAATTCTGACACAGTGGTTTATGTTGGATGTGGAGAGAGAGGGAATGAAATGGCTGAG GTGCTTATGGATTTCCCACAACTGACAATGACTTTACCAGATGGTCGTGAAGAGTCTGTGATGAAGAGGACAACACTTGTAGCAAACACTTCCAACATGCCTGTGGCTGCTCGTGAAGCCTCCATATATACAG GCATCACAATAGCAGAATATTTCCGAGATATGGGCTACAATGTTAGTATGATGGCTGATTCTACTTCCCGTTGGGCAGAAGCTTTGCGTGAGATTTCAGGACGACTg GCTGAAATGCCAGCTGACAGTGGTTATCCTGCCTATCTTGCTGCACGATTAGCTTCCTTCTATGAACGTGCTGGTAAAGTGAAATGTCTGGGTGGGCCAGACCGAACTGGAAGTGTCACAATTGTTGGTGCTGTTTCCCCTCCAGGAGGTGACTTCTCCGATCCAGTTACGTCTGCTACCCTTGGTATTGTTCAG GTCTTTTGGGGTCTTGATAAGAAACTTGCCCAGAGGAAGCATTTTCCATCAGTGAATTGGCTTATTTCATATTCCAAGTACTCAAAG GCCTTGGAGTCTTTCTATGAGAAATTTGATCAAGATTTTATCGACATTAGGACCAAGGCTCGAGAGGTGCTACAGAGAGAAGATGATCTCAATGAAATTGTGCAG CTAGTTGGTAAAGATGCATTAGCAGAAACTGACAAGATTACGTTGGAGACTGCAAAGCTTCTGCGTGAAGATTATCTCGCCCAGAATGCATTTACTCC ATATGACAAATTTTGCCCCTTCTACAAATCAGTTTGGATGATGCGTAACATTATCCATTTTAATACTCTGGCAAACCAG GCGGTGGAGAGAGGAGCAGGTTCTGATGGCCAAAAAATCACTTACACTGTCATCAAGCATCGGTTGGGCGACCTTTTCTATCGACTAGT GTCCCAAAAATTTGAAGATCCTGCCGAAGGTGAGGAAGCTCTTGTGGCAAAATTCAACAAACTGTACGATGATCTTAGCATTGGATTCCGCAACCTCGAAGACGAAATGCGATGA
- the LOC121982465 gene encoding uncharacterized membrane protein At1g16860-like isoform X1 encodes MGSRFPSHQLSNGLYVSGRREQPKEKPSTMSSVAMPYTGGDVKKSGELGKMFDLHTEKLRKSGPLTSASFRGTTPHSGPVMPNASGRTGYSGSLASAIPGSVSSGNRQVSNSGPLKHGDSVKKTSGPQSVVNTMARQNSGPLPPVLPTTGLITSGPINSGPLNSTGATRKVSGPLDSTGSMRLHTKSIARNQAVTNLSQDDDYLFKGSLPKPILWSVVLLFAMGFIAGGFILGAVHNAVLLIVVVVSSGAVAAFFIWNAFYGKRAVIQFIARYPDAELQSAKDGQYVKVTGVVTCGNLPLESSYCKVPRCVYTSTSLYEYRDWDSKAANPKHLRFTWGLRSMERHVVDFYISDFESGLRALVKAGYGAQVTPYVDESVVIDINTKNKDLAPDFLKWLRKRNLSSDDREMRMKEGYIKEGSTVSIMGVVRRNDNVLTIVSPSEPLPIGYQWSECILPANLEGLILRCEDSSKVDVIPV; translated from the exons ATGGGCTCAAGATTCCCATCGCATCAGCTCAGCAATGGCTTGTATGTTTCAGGCAGGCGTGAGCAGCCAAAGGAGAAGCCTTCAACAATGAGCTCAGTTGCCATGCCATACACTGGTGGAGATGTAAAGAAATCTGGTGAGCTTGGCAAAATGTTTGATCTTCACACAGAGAAATTGAGAAAATCTGGACCTCTCACCAGTGCTTCATTCAGAGGCACAACTCCTCACTCAGGACCTGTAATGCCTAATGCTTCTGGTCGAACCGGCTATTCGGGTTCTCTCGCTTCCGCAATTCCTGGTTCTGTCTCATCAGGAAACAGACAAGTTTCTAACTCTGGACCTCTTAAACATGGGGATTCAGTTAAAAAGACATCTGGTCCACAATCTGTAGTAAACACAATGGCTCGCCAGAATTCTGGCCCCCTCCCACCAGTGCTACCGACAACGGGTTTGATCACATCTGGGCCAATTAATTCTGGACCACTTAACTCAACTGGTGCTACTCGTAAAGTATCTGGTCCACTTGACTCGACTGGATCAATGAGGCTACATACAAAGAGCATTGCCCGCAATCAGGCTGTCACTAATCTAAGTCAGGATGATGATTATCTATTCAAGGGGAGTTTACCAAAGCCGATTTTGTGGTCTGTTGTTTTGTTGTTTGCAATGGGGTTTATAGCAGGTGGTTTCATTCTCGGTGCTGTTCACAATGCTGTTCTTCTTATCGTAGTTGTGGTTTCCTCTGGAGCAGTCGCTGCATTTTTCATTTGGAATGCGTTCTATGGGAAGAGAGCGGTCATACAATTTATTGCCCGATACCCTGATGCTGAGCTGCAAAGTGCAAAAGATGGGCAATATGTTAAGGTCACTGGG GTTGTAACATGTGGTAATCTTCCCCTCGAATCTTCATACTGTAAAGTTCCTCGATGTGTCTATACATCTACTTCTCTATATGAGTATAGGGATTGGGACTCGAAAGCTGCCAATCCCAAGCATCTACGCTTTACATGGGGACTAAGATCAATGGAG AGGCATGTGGTTGATTTCTACATCTCAGACTTCGAATCAGGCTTACGAGCTTTAGTCAAAGCTGGCTACGGTGCTCAAGTGACGCCGTATGTGGACGAGTCTGTTGTTATCGACATAAACACAAAAAACAAGGATTTGGCTCCTGATTTTCTCAAGTGGTTGCGCAAGAGGAACCTTTCGAGTGATGATCGCGAAATGCGCATGAAGGAAGG CTACATAAAAGAAGGCAGCACTGTTAGCATCATGGGGGTCGTCCGAAGGAACGATAATGTCTTAACGATAGTATCCCCTTCAGAGCCCCTTCCCATTGGATACCAATGGTCGGAGTGCATTCTTCCGGCAAACCTTGAAGGATTAATATTGAGATGTGAGGACTCATCAAAAGTAGATGTCATACCAGTGTAG
- the LOC121982464 gene encoding ubiquitin-conjugating enzyme E2 22-like yields the protein MATNENLPPNVIRQLAKELKNLDETPPEGIKVVVNDDDFSTIYADIEGPAGTPYVNGVFRMKLLLSHDFPQSPPKGYFLTKIFHPNISANGEICVNTLKKDWNPSLGLRHVLIVVRCLLIEPFPESALNEQAGKMLLENYDEYARHARLYTGIHALKPKPRVKTGAICESTTALNVDHRSNKSTVKEPQPPTQLVTSSKLLSQDQNASAISITEPIVGPPAIPKQEGVHAAKAAQVDKKKIDARKKSLKRL from the exons ATG GCAACCAACGAGAATCTCCCTCCAAATGTTATTAGGCAGTTAGCCAAGGAATTGAAGAATTTGGATGAAACACCTCCTGAAGGGATTAAAGTGGTTGTTAATGATGATGACTTTTCTACTATATATGCTGATATCGAGGGTCCTG CTGGAACTCCATATGTAAATGGTGTGTTCCGCATGAAGCTTCTATTGTCTCATGACTTCCCGCAATCTCCTCCTAAAG GCTACTTTCTGACCAAAATATTTCACCCAAATATTTCGGCAAATGGTGAAATATGTGTCAACACACTCAAGAAGGACTGGAATCCGAGCCTCGGATTAAGACACGTATTGATC GTTGTCAGATGTCTGCTCATAGAGCCATTCCCAGAATCTGCACTAAATGAACAGGCCGGTAAAATGCTGCTGGAAAACTATGATGAGTATGCTAGGCATGCCAG GTTATATACCGGAATACATGCTCTTAAACCTAAGCCAAGAGTTAAAACTGGGGCGATCTGTGAGTCTACAACGGCCTTAAATGTGGACCATAGAAGCAACAAATCTACTGTCAAAGAGCCCCAGCCACCCACACAACTAGTTACATCTTCCAAACTTCTGTCACAGGACCAGAATGCAAGTGCCATCTCCATAACCGAGCCAATCGTCGGACCACCAGCAATCCCAAAGCAGGAAGGAGTACATGCAGCCAAAGCGGCTCAGGTCGATAAAAAAAAGATCGACGCAAGGAAGAAGAGCTTGAAAAGACTCTAG
- the LOC121982468 gene encoding glycosyltransferase BC10-like: MKVSWQLGNGRHLMPVTRTRPTARLPKWIIILLCLVFVYLISAYVHPPRWYAEDWMPPVARELSDEELVAHVVFRNILSMPLRQPKNPKIAFMFLTPGPLPLERLWEKFFQGHQGRFSIYVHSSQQKFGHASSFFSGKDIQSAKVLWGKISMVEAEKRLLAYALQDPDNQHFILLSDSCIPLHDFDYVYKYLMGTNVSFIDNFFDPGPHGNGRYSEHMMPEIEHRDFKKGSQWFSMKRQHALIMMADNLYFTKFRFYCKPGFEGHNCYSYEHYLPTLFTMFDPTGIANWSLTHVDWSEGKWHPKSYLAKEVTYGLLKKLRSIDETFHVTSDEKKVETRKPCLWNGTRRPCHLFARRFLPEALNKLMHLFPNYTAI; this comes from the exons ATGAAAGTGTCATGGCAGCTAGGCAATGGGAGGCATCTTATGCCAGTGACACGCACAAGACCCACTGCAAGGCTACCTAAATGGATAATCATCTTATTATGTTTGGTTTTTGTCTACTTGATCAGTGCATATGTCCACCCTCCTAGGTGGTACGCAGAGGATTGGATGCCCCCTGTAGCACGGGAACTCTCTGACGAGGAGCTTGTCGCCCATGTTGTCTTTAGGAATATACTCTCTATGCCATTACGTCAACCAAAGAATCCCAAGATTGCTTTCATGTTCTTGACGCCTGGTCCATTGCCCTTAGAAAGACTTTGGGAGAAATTTTTTCAG GGCCACCAAGGGAGATTTTCCATATATGTTCATTCATCACAACAGAAATTTGGACATGCAAGCTCATTCTTTTCTGGCAAAGATATTCAGAGTGCAAAG GTTTTATGGGGTAAAATATCTATGGTTGAGGCAGAAAAAAGGCTCCTGGCATATGCACTTCAAGACCCTGATAATCAACATTTTATTTTGCTTTCTGACAG TTGCATTCCGTTACATGACTTTGATTATGTGTACAAGTATCTGATGGGAACAAATGTCAGCTTCATTGACAA CTTTTTTGATCCTGGCCCACATGGTAATGGTAGATATAGTGAGCATATGATGCCTGAGATTGAGCACCGGGACTTCAAAAAGGGTTCACAA TGGTTCTCAATGAAGCGTCAACACGCATTAATAATGATGGCAGACAACCTTTATTTCACAAAGTTCAGATTCTATTGCAAG CCAGGTTTTGAAGGACACAATTGCTACTCTTATGAACACTACCTGCCAACTCTGTTCACG ATGTTTGATCCCACTGGCATTGCAAATTGGTCACTGACACACGTGGATTGGTCTGAAGGAAAGTGGCATCCGAAATCCTACCTAGCCAAGGAGGTGACATATGGGCTTCTTAAGAAGCTAAGA TCCATTGATGAGACTTTCCATGTCACAAGTGATGAGAAG AAAGTCGAGACGAGGAAACCTTGCTTATGGAACGGAACGAGAAGACCTTGTCACTTGTTTGCTCGAAGATTTTTGCCAGAagccttgaacaagttgatgcACTTATTCCCCAATTACACAGCCATTTGA